GCAGCGTGGCTCCCTCACGCAGGTCGAGCTGGCCGGGGTCACAGGGCTGTCCCCGGCGACCGTGTCGAACATCGTCAAAGAGCTCACCGTGCTCGGCGTCCTGCACACCGCACCCACGTCGCGCAGCGGCCGGCGCGCGCAGCAGGTGACGCTCGCGCGCAACCTCGGCCTCGTCGCCGGCGTGCACTTCGGCACCCGCTCGATGCGCGTCGCGCTCTCCGACGTCGCGCACCGCGTCATCGCCGAGCAGCGCATGCCCCTGCCGCCCGACCACCGCGCGGACGCGGGCCTCGACCGCGCGGCGCTCCTGCTCACCGAGATGGTGGAGTCGCTCGACGCGAGCATGCAGGAGGTCCTGGCCGTCGGGGTCGGGGTGCCCGCGCCCGTCGACGTGCGCACGGGCCGGATCGCCACCGTCGGGATGCTGCGCGGCTGGGACGGCGTCTCGGTGTCCGAGGTGCTCGAGCGGCGCATCGGCATCCCCGTGCACGTCGACAACGACGCCAACCTCGGTGCGCTCGCGGAGGTCCGCCTGGGTGCGGCCCGCGGCGCGCGGCACGTGCTCTACCTCAAGGTCTCGCACGGGGTCGGCGGCGGGCTCGTGCTGGGCGGCGAGGTCTTCCACGGCCGCTCGGGCACCGCGGGGGAGATCGGGCACGTCACGCTCGACGACAACGGCCCGATCTGCCGCTGCGGCAACCGGGGCTGCCTCGAGACGTTCGTCGGCGCCCCCGTGCTCCTCGCGATGCTCGCCGCGAGCCACGGGCACCTCACGCTGCGCGACGTCATCACGCGCGCGCAGGACGGCGACCCGGGCTGCCGCCGCGTGATCTCGGACGCGGGCCTGCACCTCGGCGCCGCCGCGGCGAACGTGTGCAACGTCTTCGACCCCGAGCTCGTCGTGGTCGGCGGCCAGCTCGCCGAGGCCGGCGGGATCCTGCTCGACCCGCTGCGCACCGTGCTCGCGCAGCGCACCGTGCCGAGCACCGCGGGGCCGGTCGACGTCGTCGCGTCCGAGCTCGGGGCGAGCGCCGAGGTCCGCGGGGCGCTCGCGGTCGCGCTCGACCGGGCGGCCGTCGCCGGGTCCGTGGCGGTGGTGGGATGACGCGCCGCCGGGCCGGCCTGGGTGCCGCGGTGGCCGCCGGGCTGACGCTCGTGCTGGCCGCCTGCGCGTCGGTCACCGCCGGCGCCGACGGGCCGCCCACGCCGTCGGGCGAGACCATCGCGCTGCTGCTGCCCGAGTCGAAGACCGCGCGGTACGAGGGCGTCGACCGCCCGACGTTCGAGCAGGTCGTCGCGCGCCGCTGCCCGACGTGCCGGGTGCTGTACGCGAACGCGGACCAGGACGCCGCCCGCCAGCAGGAGCAGGCCGAGTCGGTGCTCACGCAGGGCGCCGGGGTGCTCGTGCTCGACGCGGTCGACGTCACCGCGGCCGCGAGCATCGTCGAGGCGGCGCGCGAGCGCGGCGTGACGGTCATCGGGTACGACCGGTTCATCGCGAGCGCCCGGCTCGACTACTACGTCTCGTTCGACAGCCGCCGGGTTGGTCAGCTGCAGGGCGAGGCGCTCGTCCGCGCGCTCGCGGAGAGCGGCGAGCTCGCCGACCGCGACGACCCGCCGGGCGTGCTGCTCGTCGGCGGTGCCCCGACCGACGCCAACTCGGCGGCGCTCGAGGCCGGGGTGCGCGGCGCGTTCGAGGGCACGGACATCCGGGTGCTCGCCGCGTACGACACCCCCGACTGGAGCCCGGACAAGGCGCAGGAGTGGGTCGCCGGCCAGCTCACGCAGTACGCGGGGCGCGTCGACGCGGTCTACGCCGCGAACGACGGCACCGCGGGCGGCGCGATCTCCGCGATGAAGGCGGCCGGGCTCGACCCGGTCCCGCCCGTCACCGGGCAGGACGCCGAGCTCGCGGCGATCCAGCGGATCGTGTCGGGCGACCAGTACATGACCGTCTACAAGGCGATCACCGAGCAGGCGCGCACCGCCGCCGAGCTCGCGGTGCGCGTGCTGCACGGCGAGCAGCCCGCGACGACCGCGACCGTCGAGGGCGTCCCCGCGCTCCTGCTGACCCCCACCGCGGTGACCGTCGAGAACCTGGGCCGCGTCGTCGTCGACGGCGGCCTCTATACGATCGAGGAGATCTGCGTGCAGCCTTACACCCGCGCGTGCAGCGAAGCAGGTCTCGTGGGAGAGGTGGCCCGATGAACGGCTCGGTGCTCTCGCTGCGCGGCATCTCCAAGAGCTACGGAGCCGTCCGCGCGCTCGTCGACGTGGACCTCGAGATCCGGCCGCACGAGGTCGTGGCGGTCATCGGGGACAACGGCGCGGGCAAGTCCACGCTCGCGGGCGTCATCTCCGGTGCGCTCGTGCCCGACGCCGGGCAGGTCCTGCTCGACGGTCAGCCGGTCAGCCTGTCCACGCCCGCCGCGGCACGGTCGCACGGCATCGCGGCGGTGTTCCAGGACGGTGCGCTGTGCGCCAACCTCGACGTCGTCGAGAACATCTTCCTCGGCCAGGAGGTCACGCGCGCGGTCCTGCTCGACGAGGTCGCGATGGAGAAGCAGGCGTGGACGCTGCTCGGCCAGCTCGCGGCGCGGGTCCCGTCGGTGCGCGTCCCCGTCGGCGCGCTCTCGGGCGGTCAGCGGCAGGCCGTCGCGATCGCGCGCTCGCTGCTGGGCGAGCCGCGCGTGCTCGTGCTCGACGAGCCGACCTCGGCGCTCGGCATCACGCAGACCGCGGAGGTGCTCAGCCTCATCGAGCGGCTGCGCGAGCGCGGGCACGGCGTCGTGCTCATCAGCCACTCGATGGCCGACGTCCAGGCGGTCGCGGACCGGATCGTCGTGCTGCGCCTCGGCCGCGTCAACGGCGAGTTCGACGCCGCGAGCACGAGCTACGAGGACCTCATCGCGGCGGTCACGGGCGCGACGTCGGGGGCACCCCGGCGCGGCGCACCCGGCGGCGAGCCGTCCCGGCCGGGGGTGGGAGCCGGACGGCCGCGGGCGGACGCCGCGGCGAACCCCGACGCGCCACGGGGCCCCGACGCGCACGAGGTGATCCCGTGAGCGTGCTCGGCCGCGAGCGCCGCCTCGCGGCCGGTCCGGCGGCGAGCACCCCGGGGCGCGGGGGTGCGCTCCGCGAGCTCGTGGGGCACGTGCGCTCGGGCGAGCTCGGGATGGTGCCGATCGTCGTCGCGCTCGCGGTCATCTGGCTCGTGTTCCAGCTGCTCAACCCGTACTTCCTGTCGAGCGACAACCTCGTCAACCTCACGCTGCAGTGCGCCGCGACCGGCGTGCTCGCGCTGGGGGTCGTGCTGGTGCTGCTCGTCGGGCAGATCGACCTGTCCGTCGGCTCCGTCAGCGGTCTCGCGGCGGCGGTCGTCGCGGTCGGCGCGGTGCAGCTGCGGTGGCCGATCGCGCTCACCGCGCTCGCGGCGCTCGGCGTGGGTGTCGGTGCCGGCCTGCTGTACGGGGTCCTGTTCACCCGGCTGCGCCTGCC
The Cellulomonas sp. NS3 DNA segment above includes these coding regions:
- a CDS encoding ROK family transcriptional regulator — protein: MSAVQQRGSLTQVELAGVTGLSPATVSNIVKELTVLGVLHTAPTSRSGRRAQQVTLARNLGLVAGVHFGTRSMRVALSDVAHRVIAEQRMPLPPDHRADAGLDRAALLLTEMVESLDASMQEVLAVGVGVPAPVDVRTGRIATVGMLRGWDGVSVSEVLERRIGIPVHVDNDANLGALAEVRLGAARGARHVLYLKVSHGVGGGLVLGGEVFHGRSGTAGEIGHVTLDDNGPICRCGNRGCLETFVGAPVLLAMLAASHGHLTLRDVITRAQDGDPGCRRVISDAGLHLGAAAANVCNVFDPELVVVGGQLAEAGGILLDPLRTVLAQRTVPSTAGPVDVVASELGASAEVRGALAVALDRAAVAGSVAVVG
- a CDS encoding substrate-binding domain-containing protein; the encoded protein is MTRRRAGLGAAVAAGLTLVLAACASVTAGADGPPTPSGETIALLLPESKTARYEGVDRPTFEQVVARRCPTCRVLYANADQDAARQQEQAESVLTQGAGVLVLDAVDVTAAASIVEAARERGVTVIGYDRFIASARLDYYVSFDSRRVGQLQGEALVRALAESGELADRDDPPGVLLVGGAPTDANSAALEAGVRGAFEGTDIRVLAAYDTPDWSPDKAQEWVAGQLTQYAGRVDAVYAANDGTAGGAISAMKAAGLDPVPPVTGQDAELAAIQRIVSGDQYMTVYKAITEQARTAAELAVRVLHGEQPATTATVEGVPALLLTPTAVTVENLGRVVVDGGLYTIEEICVQPYTRACSEAGLVGEVAR
- a CDS encoding ATP-binding cassette domain-containing protein; this translates as MNGSVLSLRGISKSYGAVRALVDVDLEIRPHEVVAVIGDNGAGKSTLAGVISGALVPDAGQVLLDGQPVSLSTPAAARSHGIAAVFQDGALCANLDVVENIFLGQEVTRAVLLDEVAMEKQAWTLLGQLAARVPSVRVPVGALSGGQRQAVAIARSLLGEPRVLVLDEPTSALGITQTAEVLSLIERLRERGHGVVLISHSMADVQAVADRIVVLRLGRVNGEFDAASTSYEDLIAAVTGATSGAPRRGAPGGEPSRPGVGAGRPRADAAANPDAPRGPDAHEVIP